One part of the Vitis riparia cultivar Riparia Gloire de Montpellier isolate 1030 chromosome 8, EGFV_Vit.rip_1.0, whole genome shotgun sequence genome encodes these proteins:
- the LOC117920411 gene encoding splicing factor U2af small subunit B-like has product MAEHLASIFGTEKDRVNCPFYFKIGACRHGDRCSRLHTKPSISPTLLLSNMYQRPDMVTPGVDPQGQPLDPRKIQEHFEDFYEDLFEELSKYGEIESLNICDNLADHMVGNVYVQFREEEHAANALRNLNGRFYAGRPIIVDFSPVTDFREATCRQYEENICNRGGYCNFMHLKKISRELRRQLFGRNRRRRSRSRSHSPYRHRGHEEHPHGPHGPHGPHGPRGPRGSNRRDDDRDHRYHDRGGRRPRSRSPARRGGRSRSPGGRRNKSPVREGSAERRAKIEQWNREREQAEATNKNDNSHSDNGNNNNDFEQDDQQYYNPQHQEEDQQQQQQHGGYNY; this is encoded by the exons ATGGCAGAGCACTTGGCATCTATATTCGGGACAGAGAAGGATCGCGTCAACTGTCCGTTCTACTTCAAGATCGGAGCTTGCAGGCATGGAGATCGATGCTCCAGGCTTCACACCAAGCCCAGCATCAGCCCCACCCTCCTCCTTTCCAACATGTACCAAAGGCCTGATATGGTCACCCCTGGCGTCGATCCTCAGGGCCAACCTCTCGATCCTCGCAAAATCCAAGAGCACTTCGAG GATTTTTATGAAGATTTATTTGAGGAGCTGAGTAAGTATGGAGAGATCGAAAGCTTGAACATCTGTGACAATTTGGCTGACCATATG GTGGGTAATGTATATGTTCAGTTTAGAGAGGAAGAACATGCTGCAAATGCACTTCGAAATTTGAATGGAAGGTTTTATGCAG GGCGTCCCATCATTGTTGACTTCTCCCCAGTTACGGATTTCCGTGAAGCTACATGTAGGCAATATGAGGAAAATATATGCAATCGCGGCGGCTACTGCAACTTTATGCATCTGAAAAAGATTAGTAG GGAGTTGAGGAGGCAATTGTTTGGGAGAAACAGGCGTAGGCGCAGTCGAAGCAGAAGCCACAGTCCATACAGACACCGTGGTCATGAGGAGCATCCACATGGTCCTCATGGTCCACATGGTCCACATGGTCCACGTGGTCCACGTGGCTCTAATAGAAGAGATGATGACAGAGATCATCGTTACCATGATAGGGGGGGTAGGAGGCCTAGAAGCAGAAGTCCTGCACGTAGAGGAGGACGAAGCAGAAGCCCTGGTGGAAGAAGGAATAAGAGTCCAGTCAGGGAAGGCAGTGCTGAGAGAAGGGCTAAGATTGAGCAATGGAATAGGGAAAGAGAACAGGCAGAAGCTACTAATAAGAATGATAATAGCCACAGTGACAATGGTAACAACAACAATGACTTTGAACAAGATGATCAACAGTATTATAATCCACAGCATCAGGAGGAGGaccagcagcagcagcagcagcatgGAGGATACAACTATTGA